One part of the Mycosarcoma maydis chromosome 18, whole genome shotgun sequence genome encodes these proteins:
- a CDS encoding uncharacterized protein (related to SWA2 - Auxilin-like protein involved in vesicular transport) — protein sequence MDDLLDLSWQPTRPNAQSNHSTSVSSSSSSTITRNNSNTLSNLSSTSSRPNYYGVSSTIDKPPPSSTATKLTATDDAFSSLFSSSSTNKQHANLSLAERQRLATQQARKQLDEHKQRNDALWSGIESTSFGATTTSTNPTFNPALQRVASPPSSTTLANKASDPWDFDAFSSAVPAINQSSSSQPLASTKPASSRIDDPFDFDTFDQPFSSAPTLAVSNDEHQDDILGALAMPVSQASKPLDPRMARLSSSSATLSTASSRASSRVPSPASGSRPSANHSAPARASSPPPHIVGQIVEMGFSPQQAKHALARTDTGVNVQAALELLVGNGGASPQQNDNDERLARKLQADEQRHADTRFRDLDDEDAFQLERQHRRNPPQHTNSDARASRRAPVDSGASNGFASEATVDWQQQADQLYAQASEIGSSVLNKASAFWSSAKAQAQKALDERSNTPSEAGSERHRARRWGASSGTSKNKEWSGKPKWMIDAELTPAQQRRADTSSNGTASHDSQLNTSDEPAQLGSFRDSDNEDEAAVAPESVARAARGAAAAAATAVSSVASVLSVGSKAQAVEQKASQSRSSLVSRSNAASSTAVPKTGYVSPNRRATPSRSAAPSPMPPKPPVKRRAIGSDASHSICSAKRNKEEGNEHFKRGAYADAEASYTRGISALSSSSSSCESVRLVPLLSNRANVRLKNGDATGTISDCDQILAIVLSPFGGSERDADGRIGVYKPSEEAALPAELADVNLRESYAKALVRRAQALEANERWKLAKADWQVLLEYEKLEGSGIRTTASNIKFAREGLYRCGRMLGDKVVGSAVSTVGGKKVVRHAIADKASTAFVNQQHAQAAEEKARFALKDSVDAKIDAWKRGKETNLRALLSSLETVLWDDLGWKPIALHQILDHAGLKKNYTKAIATLHPDKVARNATVEHQMIAASAFHALNHAWNAQQ from the coding sequence ATGgacgatctgctcgacctCAGCTGGCAGCCTACTCGGCCAAATGCTCAGTCGAATCATTCTACCTCGGtatcctcctcctcctcctccacaATCACTCGCAACAACTCCAACACGCTTTCCAACTTGAGCTCCACGTCGAGCAGACCCAACTATTACGGCGTCTCATCGACCATCGACAAACCCCCTCCATCTTCCACCGCTACCAAGCTCACCGCCACCGACGATGCTTTCTCTTCCCTtttctcctcctcctccacaAACAAGCAGCACGCCAATTTAAGCTTGGCAGAACGTCAGAGACTAGCTACACAGCAAGCCCGGAAACAGCTCGATGAGCACAAACAGCGCAATGATGCGCTCTGGTCTGGCATCGAATCTACCAGCTTTGGTGCCACAACCACCTCCACCAATCCCACTTTCAACCCCGCTCTCCAGCGTGTCGCCTCGCCTCCTTCGTCCACCACCTTGGCAAACAAAGCTTCCGATCCTTGGGACTTTGACGCTTTCTCCTCTGCAGTTCCTGCGATCAACCAAAGTTCATCGTCTCAGCCTCTTGCATCCACCAAACCTGCTTCGAGCCGCATCGACGATCCCTTCGACTTTGACACCTTCGATCAGCCTTTCTCCTCTGCTCCCACGCTTGCTGTTTCCAATGACGAACACCAAGACGACATCCTTGGCGCACTTGCTATGCCCGTCTCGCAAGCTTCCAAACCCCTCGACCCTCGCATGGCTCGTCTCTCGAGTTCGTCTGCAACTCTTTCGACAGCCAGCTCCAGGGCCAGCTCCAGGGTCCCGTCACCTGCAAGCGGCAGTCGTCCATCTGCCAACCACTCTGCGCCTGCGCGAGCCAGCTCTCCTCCACCACATATTGTCGGTCAGATTGTCGAGAtgggcttctcgccacagcaagccaagcatgcgctcgctcgcaccGACACGGGCGTCAACGTCCAAGCcgctctcgagctgctcgtcggtAACGGTGGTGCATCACCTCAACAGAACGACAATGACGAACGGCTCGCACGCAAATTGCAAGCAGACGAGCAGAGGCACGCCGACACGCGCTTCCGCGACTtggatgacgaagacgctTTCCAGCTTGAACGCCAACATCGCCGCAACCCACCCCAGCACACCAACAGCGACGCTCGAGCATCGCGCCGCGCTCCAGTAGACTCGGGTGCATCGAATGGCTTTGCAAGTGAAGCGACGGTCGACTGGCAACAGCAGGCCGATCAGCTCTACGCCCAAGCCTCCGAGATTGGCTCTTCCGTCTTGAACAAAGCCAGCGCGTTCTGGTCATCCGCCAAAGCGCAGGCTCAAAAAGCGTTGGACGAGCGTAGCAACACACCCTCGGAAGCCGGCAGTGAACGTCATCGAGCACGCAGATGGGGTGCCTCCTCGGGCACTTCCAAAAACAAAGAGTGGTCAGGCAAGCCCAAATGGATGATTGATGCTGAGCTTACGCCAGCACAACAACGTCGTGCGGATACCAGCTCCAATGGCACAGCTAGTCACGACAGCCAGCTCAACACAAGCGACGAGCCGGCGCAGCTTGGTAGCTTTAGAGATTCCGAcaacgaggacgaggcagcTGTGGCTCCCGAATCTGTCGCACGAGCTGCGCgcggagctgctgctgctgctgccactgccgTGTCGTCGGTTGCAAGCGTGCTCTCGGTTGGCAGCAAAGCgcaagctgtcgagcaAAAGGCGTCACAATCCCggagcagcttggtcagTCGAAGCAACGCAGCTTCCAGCACTGCTGTGCCAAAGACGGGCTACGTGTCGCCCAACCGACGCGCCACGCCATCGCGATCTGCTGCACCGTCACCGATGCCACCCAAACCACCTGTGAAGCGACGCGCGATTGGCTCGGATGCGTCGCactcgatctgctcagccaagcgcaacaagGAAGAGGGAAACGAGCATTTCAAGCGTGGCGCATACGCAGATGCTGAAGCGAGCTACACGCGAGGTATCTCGGCactctcgtcgtcgtcgtcgtcgtgcgAGTCGGTTCGTCTGGTTCCTCTACTGAGCAACCGAGCCAACGTGAGACTCAAGAATGGCGATGCTACGGGCACGATTTCGGACTGCGACCAGATCCTCGCGATTGTGCTTTCTCCATTTGGCGGCTCTGAACGCGATGCTGACGGACGTATCGGCGTATACAAGCCAAGCGAAGAAGCGGCTCTACCTGCCGAGCTGGCGGATGTGAATCTGAGAGAATCGTACGCGAAAGCGCTGGTGCGGCGAGCGcaggcgctcgaggctAACGAGCGATGGAAGCTAGCCAAGGCGGATTGGCAAGTGTTGTTGGAGTACGAAAAACTCGAGGGCTCCGGAATCAGGACTACGGCGAGCAACATCAAGTTTGCCAGGGAAGGGCTGTATCGGTGTGGCAGGATGTTGGGTGACAAAGTGGTTGGCTCGGCTGTGTCGACAGTGGGTGGAAAGAAAGTAGTGCGACATGCGATCGCGGACAAGGCTAGTACGGCGTTTGTAAACCAACAGCACGCGCAGGCGGCTGAGGAGAAGGCAAGATTTGCTTTGAAAGACTCGGTAGATGCCAAGATAGACGCATGGAAGCGCGGCAAAGAGACGAATCTACGAGCGCTCCTTTCGTCACTGGAGACCGTACTTTGGGACGATCTTGGATGGAAGCCCATTGCTCTACACCAAATCCTGGATCACGCTGGATTAAAGAAGAACTACACAAAGGCCATCGCTACCTTGCACCCGGACAAAGTCGCTAGAAACGCAACGGTTGAGCACCAGATGATTGCCGCCTCCGCTTTCCACGCACTAAACCATGCATGGAACGCACAACAGTAA
- a CDS encoding uncharacterized protein (related to monocarboxylate transporter 2) gives MSLHPQAGLGARSAALAGDNASSSRLQQRRACRSSKTDASEADDFRARMGSKTELASSQVIDGSGDEDDQEQDRSKYDDRKASKDDETPLSPPIVTASYPPPPSGRRRPSTSDGRIGPSALPPVDSGAAAWRFVVCGFVIWSMVWGIAYSYGSFQDYHEHNPESPFYGNSVTSISAVGTLVIGCQHFIPLLLRGFTSAYAHLLGKTVMVSLGLSVVSILVASFSKSIAMLIAFQGVCFGMTSGVLLMPVVLYLGQWFDKRRGLATSVIFMGSGVGGVVFPLVLNALLTSIGFAWTMRVWALAQVLLNGTALYLIKPRIRSPASTTRPHASIKQLVRLLVPGDLRPLLNRMAMIYLVVIMLQAFGWYIVSLYIATYATALGFSSTVSTGILSAFNASAIVGYLITGPTIDRVCFPLGMAVSSGLCALTAFVLFGFATSLATVLVFVLAFGAAGGGFGCFLTPIARDVSAVTQSDNALQFLAWMFIRGIAAVSGPLIGSALYRPHVDTQHAHPQYGINGFRGLIIFVGASMSCASLASFFALWWRKSS, from the exons ATGTCGCTGCATCCTCAGGCTGGACTAGGCGCGAGAAGTGCAGCTCTTGCTGGAGACAATGCATCGTCGTCACGTctccagcagcgccgtGCTTGCAGATCTTCCAAGACCGACGCTTCTGAAGCAGATGACTTTCGAGCTCGCATGGGTTCGAAGACGGAACTAGCCTCTTCACAGGTCATTGATGGGAGCGGGGATGAAGACGATCAGGAACAAGATCGTAGCAAGTACGACGACCGAAAAGCATCAAAAGACGACGAAACGCCGCTGTCGCCCCCGATCGTCACTGCAAGCtatccaccaccgccatcaGGACGTCGCCGCCCTTCGACATCAGATGGTCGCATTGGCCCCTCCGCGCTACCGCCAGTAGACAgtggagctgctgcgtggCGATTCGTCGTAtgtggattcgtgatttggtcGATGGTCTGGGGCATCGCCTACTCGTACGGAAGCTTCCAAGATTACCACGAGCACAATCCTGAATCGCCTTTCTACGGCAACAGTGTCACCAGCATTTCGGCTGTTGGCACGCTGGTGATTGGCTGCCAGCATTTCATTCCGTTGCTCCTCCGGGGTTTTACCAGCGCGTATGCGCATCTGCTCGGCAAGACGGTGATGGTCAGTCTGGGGCTGAGCGTGGTTTCGATCTTGGTCGCGTCGTTTTCCAAGTCAATCGCTATGCTGATCGCGTTTCAGGGCGTCTGTTTCGGCATGACTAGCGGGGTACTTCTGATGCCGGTGGTGCTCTACCTCGGTCAGTGGTTCGACAAGAGGAGGGGTTTGGCAACCAGTGTGATCTTTATGGGCTCGGGTGTGGGCGGTGTTGTGTTTCCGCTGGTTCTCAATGCGCTGCTCACGTCGATTGGGTTTGCTTGGACTATGCGTGTCTGGGCGCTCGCACAAGTGCTGCTCAACGGTACAGCGCTGTACCTTATCAAGCCGCGAATACGCAGTCctgcgtcgacgacgaggccgCATGCCtcgatcaagcagctcgttcGGCTGCTCGTGCCTGGCGATCTGCGCCCTTTGCTGAATCGCATGGCTATGATTTAC TTGGTGGTGATCATGCTGCAGGCGTTCGGCTGGTACATTGTGTCTCTCTACATTGCAACATATGCGACGGCACTTGGGTTCAGCTCTACGGTCTCGACGGGTATCCTCTCTGCGTTCAATGCGTCTGCGATAGTCGGATATCTTATCACGGGTCCGACGATCGACAGGGTTTGCTTTCCACTTGGCATGGCGGTCTCGTCTGGGCTCTGTGCGCTGACGGCGTTTGTTCTGTTTGGATTTGCCACGTCGCTGGCGACGGTTCTCGTGTTCGTTCTCGCCTTTGGCGCTGCAGGCGGGGGGTTTGGGTGCTTCCTCACTCCGATCGCCAGAGACGTTAGCGCAGTGACGCAGTCGGATAACGCACTCCAGTTTCTCGCGTGGATGTTCATCCGTGGCATCGCTGCAGTTTCGGGCCCGCTCATTGGCTCCGCTCTCTATCGTCCACACGTCGATACGCAGCACGCACACCCGCAGTACGGCATCAACGGTTTTCGTGGTCTCATCATTTTCGTAGGTGCATCCATGTCGTGTGCGTCGCTTGCATCGTTCTTCGCCTTGTGGTGGCGCAAATCCTCCTGA
- a CDS encoding nucleoporin POM33 (related to POM33 - transmembrane nucleoporin involved in nuclear pore complex distribution), producing the protein MPRPSASTPHLIWAAGHFLCFFAGLRYLAGTVMFATSSGGLSRWYTATYFGAIISYCVVVYKSFGVPQLNKAYVQRALMDENVQYLFLAIYWFMSKPIFISLVPFVTFSLFHVLTFLRTTLIPIVFPSGSPAPGANQAAAGGAPAVQATAPPAKIAKFIQSWVKANYDPAMRFVAYAEVAIFARVLLGALLLRNSLLAPLFYAHFLRLRFYMSSFTRAAFQHVKSILDGYTQHQSCPPVVRKAYLTLTDLISRYASSVLSVQSAGAAQPGAGAAGAAGGAGGAAPPPNPAAAAAPPRR; encoded by the exons ATG CCACGAccatcggcgtcgacgccCCACCTGATCTGGGCGGCGGGTCACTTCCTGTGCTTCTTTGCCGGTCTGCGCTATCTGGCGGGTACGGTGATGTTTGCAACCTCTTCGGGCGGTCTTTCGCGCTGGTATACGGCAACGTACTTTGGCGCCATCATCTCGTACTGTGTCGTTGTCTATAAATCCTTTGGCGTACCTCAGCTCAACAAGGCGTACGTGCAGCGCGCTCTGATGGACGAGAACGTACAATATCTGTTTCTGGCGATCTACTGGTTCATGTCGAAACCGATCTTTATCAGCTTGGTGCCGTTTGTCACGTTTTCGCTCTTCCACGTGCTGACGTTTTTGCGAACCACGCTGATTCCGATCGTGTTTCCGTCTGGATCACCTGCACCGGGAGCCAACCAGGCGGCCGCCGGAGGCGCACCTGCTGTCCAAGCCACTGCGCCGCcagccaagatcgccaagTTCATCCAATCGTGGGTCAAGGCGAACTACGATCCAGCGATGCGCTTCGTCGCTTATGCCGAAGTGGCCATCTTTGCGCGTGTGCTGTTGGGGgcgttgctgttgcgcaACTCGTTGTTGGCTCCGCTGTTCTACGCACATTTTTTGCGTCTCAGGTTCTACATGAGCTCGTTCACGAGAGCCGCGTTCCAGCATGTTAAGAGCATACTGGACGGGTACACGCAGCATCAGAGTTGCCCGCCCGTGGTGAGAAAGGCATACTTGACCTTGACCGATCTGATCAGCCGGTATGCTAGCTCGGTGCTGTCTGTGCAGAGTGCAGGCGCTGCTCAGCCCGGCGCGGGTGCAGCGGGTGCAGCTGGCGGAGCTGGCGGAGCTGCGCCACCGCCGAATCCcgccgctgcagccgcaccACCAAGGAGGTAG
- a CDS encoding uncharacterized protein (related to Carboxymuconolactone decarboxylase) — translation MAAPKTDQDSGAAPAPAPAPAQARSADWVELHRTLHSTGDEIRRQVVGEEYVNRSLANASEFTMPMQQLATEYAWGGIWSRPGLARRDRSILNIGMLAALGKSTELATHVRGALNNGVTETEVQECLLQVATYVGMPAGMEAFRAADKAVQEWKSTNANAHVAASKPEQK, via the coding sequence ATGGCCGCCCCCAAAACCGATCAAGATAGTGgagctgcacctgcacctgcacctgcacctgcacaGGCCCGCTCGGCTGACTGGGTTGAGCTGCACCGAACGTTGCACTCGACTGGCGATGAGATTCGACGTCAAGTGGTGGGAGAAGAGTATGTCAACcgcagcttggccaacGCGAGCGAGTTCACCATGCCCATGCAGCAATTAGCAACCGAATATGCGTGGGGCGGTATATGGTCTCGTCCCGGATTGGCACGACGTGATCGCAGTATCCTCAACATTGGCATGCTCGCCGCGCTGGGAAAGTCGACTGAACTGGCCACCCACGTTCGAGGCGCACTTAACAATGGCGTTACCGAGACCGAGGTTCAAGAATGCTTGCTTCAGGTGGCGACGTATGTGGGTATGCCAGCGGGTATGGAGGCGTTCCGAGCGGCAGACAAGGCGGTGCAAGAATGGAAGTCtaccaacgccaacgctcATGTCGCTGCTTCAAAGCCCGAACAGAAGTAG